CTTGGGGCAAGATCGAATCTTATTCTCAACCGTTGTTCGCCGAACCCGGAACACGATGGCAGTATTCCGTCGGTATCGATTGGGCCGGTATCTTAATTTCCCGCGTAACGGGTAAATCCCTCGAAGATCTattcaaggagaagatcttcgAGCCATGTGGTATGAAATCGACTAGTTTCTATCCTACGGACGATATCAAATCTCGTTTGATGACCTGTTGTGAACGAGACAAAGATGGCAAAGTCAGAGCGCTGGACGCGCCACCCATGGGAAGGATCTTGGATGCAAGTAAGGTTGGACCGGTCCTTTCTGGTGGAGGAGGGCTGTATGGCACCGCTCGGGATTACTTGAATCTGCTACGAAATGTACTCGCTTCGGTAGATCCAGAGACGAAGAATCCGCTCATCTCGCCAAAATCGTTCAAACTCCTCTTCACGGACGTCCTGCCCTCAAACCCCAAAATCAAGGCCGATCTAGCGGGTATGGCGAAAGACCAAAACGTCCACGATTCGGCTTTGTTGACTAACGGGTCAGGCGGTCATATCGGACATAGTCCTGGGTTGTTCCTCACCTTGAAGGACTCGGCGAACGGTAGAAAGGCGGGGAGTGGGAATTGGGATGGAGCGGCCAAGACATACTTTTGGCTAGACCCAGCAACCGGTGTTGGAGTGAGTCGGTCTAAGGCAGTTCACAATGGTCTCGGAATACCACTAACTGATTGATTCGTCATTAGGCGGTGTGCTGTACGAACATCATGGCCAACAATCCGGACCCTCATAACAAGACTTTTAACCGGTTCGAGAGGACACTCTACGATGCACTTGAGGTGTAGTGATGCGACTTGACGGGATGAGAGGTCCTTACAGGGACAGGCAAAGTAGTTATAGGGTGTGTAAAGAGGCTATGTAGTCCAATATGAATGGTACATATCAAACAGCACGGTGTGGGGATCATCAATGCCAGAGTCAACGTCGATTTCAAACAGTCAGTGCAGTAGCCAAGTTCCGCCGGAAGACAGATAGCCGAGATGGTCTCGCGATgatcgatgacgatgagttgAACTCGGTCGTTCAACTATTCTCTTCGTTTTCTTACTCTGACTCTAGCACATCTCAGTCAACAAAGACAGCATTACCTACCGAAGTAACGACTCAATATGACGCTAACGGTCTGCTTTGATGCCCTTGGCACCTGTTTCACTCTCGAACAAGTAACAGACGCAGTCGATGAGACCTTCGGCGACCGATTACGAGCTGTAGGATTCGGTTCAAAGGGATTCGTTATGGACTGGGTAGGTCATATATATCGTTTTATGAAACAGTTACACGGACCTCGAGGATATATACTGATCTCGTTTCTGCGAATGATGATAGTTCCATTCGTGTCAGAGGGATTACACAGTGAGTCTCATCAATACAATGTCATGATTTTCTAATCCACCCACCGCAGTACCTCTCCTTGAGctctccgcctccaccacccatcgCCAAactactcaccacctccctcccaATACACTTATCCACAGCACTGaacatctccccttcctccctcccctctctcgaAAATATCACAGACCGACTTTCATCCCTCGTCCCGGCACCTACACTACCGGAAACGTTCTCGCATCTCCACAAGAAGCGCGCAaagctcatcatcgtcactaATGGATCCAAATCCACAACGGAGGGGTATGCTTCGCAAGCAGGTATAAAAGGTATGGTGGAGAAAGTATTGAGCTGCGATGATATCGGACTGGCGAAACCTCATAAAGAGGTGTATGAAGCTGCTCTGAAAGCTGTTGGAGAGGTAGAAAGgggacgagagggagagagatggTTCGTCGCTGCTCATCTGTGGGATTTGGCAGCTGCAAAGAAAGcggggtgagtgattcaATAACTTTATAATCTATTACTCGGTACTCTGATACTGTATACTTCAGACAATTACATACTGTAGGCATGTGGCGCTGACTTGATTTGATCAGGTTCAAGACTGCGCTGGTGATCAATGATATCCCCGCGACGGCATTACATGGTCAAGATCAACACCTAGATGCGTGGTACGAGCTATACGGAGGTCGACCTGACTTGGTCGGGAGTTCATTGCTTGAGCTAGCTCAAGGCATCACGGAGGATCAAGCAAGAAGACTTGCGAGTGTTTAGGGCCAGCGGATACTACCACTACGACGGTTTGTGCATGCCGACCGGAAGGACGTACGCTCTTTATGTTTGTTTGTGTAGTCCATGTCAGTTCTCTAATCAACCCTCAAGGTCTACTGTGTTCATTCCTCTATCATCTGGGCCTCCTCTCCGTGCCATATTTCTCCTTATTTCTCGCTCTATCTCTCGTTCTATCCACCCTCCTCGCCCGATTGCGCTCGTGATCTCTTCCGCTACCCTCCCTGCCCAACCTCGCCGGTGCTCGTTCTTGTTGTCGAACTTGTCTTTCCAGATTCGCTCTTGTCAACGCAGCTCGTCGTGAAGGCCATAACTGACCCTTTCCTGATCTACTACTACCCGAAGACGAGGACAATGATGGGAGCGTgcgagaggacgatgtgTTTCTGGATACTTTCTTTGTTTTTGTCCTTCTCGCTCCAACATTCATTGATACACTCGAGGCCCCTCTTCTACTTGGAACCTTCCCAACATTCAGCCGACCGTGAGCGCGATGCGAATTTGATCTGGTCGTGTCCGACTGTTGTATTATCGGCTCTCGACCCTGGTgaagaccaccaccaccaccaccaccataaGACCTTTCTGTCTTGCTCAGTCTCTCCTTCCATAAGCCTAGCCCTGCTGTACTGGCTTGGATCGACTCGGTGTGCGCTTTCCTTGCAGAGTAAACCACGAACAATAGTAGCAAGGCCAACAAGATGACAAAACCAATGACGATACCTACATTatcaacatcgtcattaGCGCCAAACAACACGTCAGTGACATGCGCGCTCAACGTTGTTGAGTAGAAGGGGATTGAGTTTGGCGCAGAAGGTCGACTTCACTCACAtatgatgacgatgtgaAGAGTACTAAGCGGCATGGTGTAGTTGAACAGCCCATGCTCATTTGGTCCTCTCCCATCGATGTTTCTCCATTTACTGTACCGTACAGTCCACTGCACAAATGCGAGGTGTCACACAGATCCgatgatcactcactcgctaTGAATCAGGCCTTAGGATGTGAACGTACGATCCACTCGTGTTCTCCTCGCTCAGAAATGATACTTCCCTTGGATCGTCACACTTGACAAATCTCACTTACTGTATCACATACTGTACCACCTTTGGGGACCTATTGACCTAATTTATCAAATTGCAAACCTTTGAAGTGTTAGCACCCTTCCTTTACACCATGACGGGGGGGAACTATTCGTCTGGAACGAGCTCAATGGAAGTTGATCTACAGTACATGTCACAACACAACACGCCTTTCCTTGTCCGCAGCCGCTGGGACCTGTCTATGAATAAGGCTCGATCAGTAACTAAATGGCACAGGATTTCCCAATACTGTATGAGTACAGAACTCGTTGTTCGATCACTAGTAGAGCATAAGCACAGCTCCAAAAGCAATACCCTTTGTCGGTGCATGCATCTTGGACAGCAATTCGACTTTACGCTTCACAGTAAGGCGACGATACAATCCGAAtacatcccatcttcacgTACAAACAACTTCCCCACAGACACCAAGCCAGTTAACTAATTTTTCAGATCCTCTCTCCTTGATTAACACACCGTCCGCTACGGGTGGCACCGTTCACCTATCCCATCACCTTTCCCACTTTTATTTCTACTTTTGCACTCATAAATTTCGAGCTACAACCTACAAGctcacacccttcttcatcctgTAGTGCAAAACCATATCCGGTCCACTGCCATAATACGCCTTCAGCGTAGCGAGCGTAATCTTCGGATCGACCACACTCTGTCCACAGAGCAATTCCAGATACTCTTCGGGGGGAATATcgccctctccatctcctagACTAGGTCGGTTTGGCATCATACCTCCTGATCCTAGAGTGgccccaccacctccggCGGAGTGACTGATCGATCCTCTGACACTGGAGAGGATCGGTGTGATTTTGGAATGGGTAGAGATGACAGATCCGGATCGACCTCGTTCTGGGAACAGGTTGAGCTTGGCAGCTATGAAAGCGGTGATTTTTCTTGCTCGCAATACACGACTAGCAGATAATCGAGAAGTGCTtcatcacacacacacattcGAGTCAGCTTCATTGTCGCTATTGCTATGACGATGGCAAGACTGCACTCGAGTGAGgactgcactcacccttcggGCATTTCTTTCAATCCACATCCTGGAACCGGTTCCAAGATGAATGTCAACTTGACCGGATCCTTTTGTCTCACTCGGCTTGTGAACAGATAGTCCAATAACCACATCGGACTGTTCATTTCCAACGCTTCCATGTCCCGTTCTGTTGACGAAACCTGACTTCGATACGTCACCACCCACGCTCCTGCATCTTTTGATTCTTCCGAGATCAACAGGGCAGTGGATGGTGGGTAGTCGAGTGGAGGTGCTTCCCACGGCGGAGGTGGTAAGAATGGGTGAGATCGGACAGTATCGAGAATGCGAAGCTGCtccgcttccctctctggAACTTTCGGGCCCTATCAGATGAAGTTACGTCAGCAAAGATGATGCAATGCTATTCCAATGGCTCATCAGGGGATACACTTACGTCGTCTTCCGGAGTGGTAGCCCTTTCCACTACAGGCAACATCGGAGTCTCCgcttgcttcttctttccgaAACCCTTCAACTTGCCCATGAATGATCCACCAGGAGTCTGTGGTACTCCAGGCGTAGGGGGTGCTTTGTCCTTGTCCCTATCGCCGTCTCTCGAAGGTGATTGTTCGGCCTTCTTTTTAACAGAGAAATAATCCCTTGAAGGACCAGACTGTTCGGTGTGAGGAGTACCGCTCGTCGCTGTCGGTGATTGGGGGATAGCAGACAAAGGTCCAGTTCGAAGCGCCTGGAAAGACTGCCAGTATGATGGTGCTTCGGGCGCACTCTTGGAAAGGTTGTCGCCAGACGTGTCGGGCAAGACTGCTGGTCGGGCAGCGGGGGAAACCAAACCTGGAATGTTAAGCGAAGGGGGCTTTGCGCCGGAAAAGGACCCAGTGAGAGCACGCTGACGATGTGGCGGCGATACAGGAGGTCGATCGATCGAGATGTGTTGCGGAGCGACAGGGCTTCTGCTGATACTGGGAAGCGAGGATGCTACGGTACTCGGAGTATTGGCGTAAAGGTCGCGTACTTCTCGCTCCTCGGCCTTGATCAAACCCTGGAAAAGATTCGCAAGTGCCCACTTTCCAAGATTGACTATGGGAAGGTAATGATCAGCACATATCCGCCTAGCCAAGGCAACGCAGGGACAACTTACTGCGTGAATCTTCTTTGATACCATCGAGATCCTCGAAGCCAAGATCATCCGCATACACCTCCGCGTCAAAGActcgtccttcctccaaGTGAATTACCAGACTACCGATCTTCGTGTCCACTTGACACCAGGTGATTACCATCGTTTCGCCTTCTATTCGTTCCTTAACCATCTCCAGGACGTCCTGCGAGTGTTTGCGAACAACCACTTCGGCTCTCATCCCCCTTTCCAAATGGAGGGCTTCCGCAACGTCTGCAGTGTTGAAGCGACCTACGCAGACACCGCGAATGATATTCCAAGCTGCAACCTCACCTTCGGTGTCGACGGTGAGGACGTGTTGTCGGTCGTTGAGAAGCAATGATCT
This genomic interval from Kwoniella shandongensis chromosome 5, complete sequence contains the following:
- a CDS encoding haloacid dehalogenase, type II gives rise to the protein MTLTVCFDALGTCFTLEQVTDAVDETFGDRLRAVGFGSKGFVMDWFHSCQRDYTYLSLSSPPPPPIAKLLTTSLPIHLSTALNISPSSLPSLENITDRLSSLVPAPTLPETFSHLHKKRAKLIIVTNGSKSTTEGYASQAGIKGMVEKVLSCDDIGLAKPHKEVYEAALKAVGEVERGREGERWFVAAHLWDLAAAKKAGFKTALVINDIPATALHGQDQHLDAWYELYGGRPDLVGSSLLELAQGITEDQARRLASV